The proteins below come from a single Papaver somniferum cultivar HN1 chromosome 11, ASM357369v1, whole genome shotgun sequence genomic window:
- the LOC113324444 gene encoding uncharacterized protein LOC113324444 → MNEFRSWISDNGLVEADVIGKKYTWSNCRSGDQRIVSKHDRAVVNDAWCYKYRTGDARPCLGFVQIIPPLLGLLFKIQGRLEFLFRIQKMWLSHPGFMQLFEENWNLDLNGAPLFVFTSKLKRLKEVLKIWNITIFGDVQFRLKQAELKIESENDILDYDPADEFKFLKVADAKKDVDDVRTELAIMLKMKSRVTWLEDGDQNTRFFHNSIRMRRSQNTISELKVSNDTTLFLQDEIKDFIVNHYQAKFNGGDVHIDPVLFDIEHESISVAESAYMEAIPSLEEVKVAVFDLGADSAPGPNGFTGSFY, encoded by the coding sequence atgaatgagttTCGTAGCTGGATttctgacaatggtttggttgaGGCTGATGTTATTGGTAAaaaatatacttggtctaattgtaGAAGTGGAGATCAAAGAATTGTCTCTAAACATGATAGAGCGGTTGTTAATGATGCTTGGTGCTATAAGTATCGAACTGGAGATGCAAGGCCTTGCCTAGGGTTTGTTCAGATCATTCCCCCCCTTTTGGGTTTGCTTTTTAAAATCCAAGGCCGGCTAGAGTTCCTTTTTCGAATTCAGAAGATGTGGCTTTCCCATCCAGGTTTTATGCAGTTGTTTGAGGAGAACTGGAATTTGGATCTTAACGGTGCTCCCCTTTTTGTTTTTACTTCTAAGCTGAAGAGATTAAAGGAGGTGTTGAAGATTTGGAACATAACTATTTTTGGAGATGTGCAATTTCGCTTGAAGCAGGCTGAATTAAAAATTGAATCTGAGAATGATATTCTTGATTATGATCCGGCTGATGAGTTTAAATTCCTAAAGGTTGCGGATGCCAAAAAGGATGTTGATGATGTGAGAACGGAGTTGGCAATTATGCTTAAGATGAAGTCGAGAGTAacttggttggaggatggtgacCAAAATACTCGTTTCTTTCATAATAGCATCCGCATGAGGAGAAGTCAAAATACCATCTCAGAGCTTAAGGTTTCTAACGatactactttgtttttgcaggatgagatAAAGGATTTCATTGTTAATCATTATCAGGCCAAGTTCAATGGTGGTGACGTTCATATTGATCCAGTTTTATTTGATATTGAACATGAGAGCATTTCAGTTGCTGAGAGTGCTTATATGGAAGCTATTCCATCTTTGGAGGAAGTTAAAgtggcggtttttgatttgggagctgattcTGCGCCTGGCCCAAATGGCTTCACAGGCTCTTTCTATTGA